The Sphingorhabdus sp. Alg231-15 genome has a segment encoding these proteins:
- a CDS encoding enoyl-CoA hydratase-related protein, which translates to MTYTQIQYDVADNIATITINRPEKMNAFTNTMLKEMCDAFDQIDADDDVRAVVVTGAGDRAFCAGADLTPEGGGKPFASSDPVEDYSDPRVRDGGGKLTLRIYQCLKPVIAAVNGAAVGVGATLQLPMDIRLASETARFGFVFARRGIAPDGAASWFLPHIVGRPQALEWCMTGRVFNAQEALDGGLIRSIHKPDELLPAAYALAREIVDNTAPVSIALTRQMLWQIPCADHPMEAHKIDSRIIYNRAKSGDAAEGIASFLEKRDPVYPDKVSTNMPDTFPWWDEPVYK; encoded by the coding sequence ATGACCTATACCCAGATCCAATATGACGTCGCCGACAATATCGCGACCATCACGATCAACCGTCCGGAAAAAATGAATGCCTTCACCAACACCATGTTGAAGGAAATGTGCGACGCCTTTGATCAAATTGATGCCGATGATGATGTGCGAGCAGTAGTCGTTACGGGAGCGGGTGATCGCGCCTTTTGTGCCGGTGCTGATCTGACACCAGAGGGCGGCGGCAAGCCATTTGCTAGCAGCGATCCGGTGGAGGATTATTCAGACCCACGGGTGCGTGATGGCGGCGGCAAGCTGACTTTGCGTATCTATCAATGCCTTAAACCGGTCATTGCCGCGGTCAATGGCGCCGCCGTTGGTGTTGGTGCAACGTTGCAACTACCGATGGACATTCGCCTCGCCAGCGAAACAGCGCGGTTCGGATTTGTCTTTGCCCGGCGCGGCATTGCCCCCGATGGCGCGGCGAGCTGGTTTCTGCCGCATATAGTTGGCCGGCCACAGGCATTGGAATGGTGTATGACCGGGCGGGTGTTCAATGCGCAGGAAGCATTGGATGGTGGACTAATCCGCTCGATCCACAAGCCCGATGAACTGCTCCCCGCCGCCTATGCGCTAGCGCGAGAAATTGTCGACAATACCGCCCCTGTTTCGATTGCGCTGACGCGGCAGATGCTATGGCAGATACCCTGCGCCGATCATCCGATGGAAGCGCACAAGATTGACAGCCGGATCATCTATAATCGCGCAAAATCTGGTGATGCTGCAGAAGGGATAGCGAGTTTCCTGGAAAAACGCGATCCTGTCTATCCGGACAAAGTGTCGACCAATATGCCAGACACCTTCCCTTGGTGGGACGAACCTGTTTATAAGTAA
- a CDS encoding SDR family NAD(P)-dependent oxidoreductase — MELNNTMSAVVTGGASGLGAATARRLAEKGVKVALFDLNEEKGEALAAELGGVFCKVNVTDDESVDAGFEKARAAIGQERILVNCAGIGNAIKTAKRSREDGSISHFPLDAFNFVIQVNLVGTFRCIAKSAAGMLTLDPLDDNGERGAMVNTASVAAEDGQMGQAAYSASKGGVVGMTLPIARDLMAEGIRVNTILPGIFDTPLLAGAPDKVRDALSASVPFPKRLGQPDEYAKLAMCMIETGYFNGEDVRLDGAIRMAPR, encoded by the coding sequence ATGGAACTCAACAACACAATGTCGGCGGTAGTTACAGGCGGTGCCTCTGGCCTCGGTGCAGCGACAGCGCGGCGCTTGGCTGAAAAAGGCGTAAAAGTTGCCTTGTTCGATTTGAACGAAGAAAAGGGTGAAGCGCTCGCGGCCGAACTGGGCGGCGTTTTTTGCAAGGTCAATGTGACCGATGATGAAAGCGTCGATGCCGGCTTTGAAAAAGCGCGGGCCGCTATTGGTCAGGAGCGTATCCTGGTCAACTGTGCCGGTATTGGTAACGCAATCAAGACTGCGAAACGCAGCCGTGAAGATGGCTCGATTAGCCATTTTCCCTTGGATGCGTTTAACTTTGTCATCCAGGTAAACCTGGTCGGCACCTTCCGTTGTATCGCAAAATCGGCGGCTGGTATGCTGACGCTTGATCCTCTCGACGACAATGGCGAGCGCGGTGCGATGGTCAACACCGCTTCTGTTGCGGCGGAAGACGGTCAAATGGGTCAGGCTGCTTATTCAGCATCCAAAGGCGGCGTGGTTGGTATGACCCTTCCAATCGCACGCGATCTGATGGCTGAAGGCATTCGTGTAAACACGATCCTGCCAGGTATTTTCGACACGCCGTTGCTCGCTGGCGCACCCGACAAAGTTCGCGATGCTCTGTCCGCATCAGTTCCTTTTCCGAAACGCCTCGGCCAGCCTGACGAATATGCCAAATTGGCCATGTGCATGATCGAAACCGGTTATTTCAACGGCGAAGATGTGCGGCTGGATGGCGCGATCCGTATGGCACCACGGTAA
- a CDS encoding cytochrome P450 — MSAAPQAPASVASTVIDPVAYAEWDGLLDTFDWLRENMPVARVENGDLHDPFWLVTGYDDVMRISKDNKTFLNSPRGVVFGFREGEEIVKAVTGGSPHLVNSLVALDAPIHPKYRRLTQEWFMPKNLKQLEAEIGALAKTTVDRLVEAGTEADFVPLVSSPYPLHVIMQILGVPEEDEQRMLFLTQQMFGGQDEDLNKTGMANMTAEQITQLVIGAVADFETYFTKITEEKRANPTEDVASVIANAKVDGEYLSDRDMAGYYIIVASAGHDTTSASTAGAMMALAQDPEQFQRLKADRDLLPGIVEEAIRWTSPVQHFMRTAAEDVDVGGVPVEKGDWLMINYVAANHDNRIFDNPRKFDAARSPNRHLAFGAGAHQCLGLHMARMEMKILFNELLDRIETVELAGEPRRAKSSFVGGLKTLPLRYTLSK; from the coding sequence ATGAGCGCAGCACCACAAGCACCGGCATCGGTAGCATCAACAGTTATTGATCCTGTTGCCTATGCGGAATGGGACGGTCTGCTCGACACCTTTGATTGGTTGCGCGAAAACATGCCCGTCGCGCGCGTGGAAAATGGTGATCTGCACGATCCGTTCTGGCTGGTCACGGGCTATGATGATGTGATGCGGATCAGCAAGGACAACAAGACGTTTCTCAATAGTCCGCGCGGCGTGGTGTTTGGATTTCGCGAAGGCGAAGAGATTGTGAAAGCGGTGACGGGTGGCAGCCCGCATCTGGTCAATTCACTGGTTGCTTTGGATGCACCAATTCATCCGAAATATCGCCGACTGACCCAGGAATGGTTCATGCCAAAAAACCTGAAGCAGCTGGAAGCGGAAATTGGTGCACTCGCTAAAACAACGGTGGATCGACTGGTGGAGGCCGGAACCGAAGCGGACTTTGTTCCGCTGGTGTCCTCGCCCTATCCCCTGCATGTGATCATGCAAATATTGGGCGTGCCCGAGGAAGACGAGCAGCGTATGCTGTTCCTGACCCAGCAAATGTTTGGCGGGCAGGATGAGGATCTTAACAAGACCGGCATGGCAAATATGACGGCGGAACAGATCACCCAATTGGTCATCGGAGCGGTCGCCGATTTCGAAACCTATTTCACCAAAATCACCGAAGAAAAGCGTGCCAATCCGACCGAGGACGTCGCCAGCGTGATTGCCAATGCCAAGGTTGATGGCGAATATCTTAGCGACCGCGATATGGCGGGCTATTATATCATCGTGGCATCGGCCGGACATGATACGACATCGGCTTCGACAGCCGGCGCGATGATGGCACTGGCCCAGGACCCGGAACAGTTTCAGCGGCTCAAAGCCGATCGTGATCTCCTGCCCGGCATTGTTGAGGAAGCAATCCGCTGGACCTCGCCAGTACAGCATTTCATGCGCACCGCTGCTGAAGATGTTGACGTTGGCGGGGTGCCAGTTGAAAAGGGTGATTGGCTGATGATCAACTATGTCGCGGCTAATCATGATAATCGGATTTTTGACAATCCGCGCAAATTTGACGCGGCCCGTTCGCCTAATCGCCATCTGGCATTCGGTGCCGGGGCACATCAATGTCTTGGATTGCACATGGCGCGGATGGAGATGAAAATATTATTCAATGAACTACTCGACCGGATCGAAACGGTGGAGCTGGCGGGAGAACCCAGGCGGGCAAAATCCAGTTTTGTTGGTGGCCTCAAAACGCTACCACTTAGATATACTCTATCAAAATGA
- a CDS encoding SEL1-like repeat protein, giving the protein MGNSMKSAAFLIESRLAEAAQGSSNAYFDLGVIYSTGSEGVDVDLVEAHKWFNLASLSGHDESKVCRAEISLEMTAREIAEAQREARSWLQETSRRAA; this is encoded by the coding sequence ATGGGCAACAGCATGAAAAGCGCAGCCTTTTTGATTGAAAGCCGGCTCGCAGAAGCCGCACAGGGTAGCAGCAATGCTTATTTTGATCTCGGAGTGATTTATTCAACCGGTTCAGAAGGTGTGGATGTTGATCTGGTCGAGGCACATAAGTGGTTTAACCTGGCGTCGCTATCCGGCCATGATGAGAGCAAAGTCTGCCGCGCAGAAATTTCACTCGAAATGACCGCTAGAGAAATTGCCGAAGCACAGCGCGAAGCACGCAGCTGGTTGCAGGAAACCTCTCGCCGCGCTGCCTAA
- a CDS encoding GNAT family N-acetyltransferase yields MSDSPPTSTEKPGEIIARVADDIASLPQDEWDNCAGINNPFVSHAFLSAMEESGSVGPGTGWKSLPILIEDTAGKIAACLPSYLKSHSQGEYIFDQQWAHAFENAGGQYYPKIQVASPFSPVPGPRLLLRDEAMAVPLLRAAEQLAANNRISSVHATFVAENQLDYFREAGWMIRSDSQFHWRNDGYADFEQFLAALSSRKRKAIRKERRRAKEAVDIIHVSGADITSEYWDYFWIFYQDTGARKWGTPYLTRAAFDLLHEKMSDKLLLILALQDGVPIAGALNVIGEETLYGRYWGCTRDIPFLHFELCYYQAIDAAILRRLKYVEAGAQGSHKLARGYQPVPTWSAHYIVDPGFRSAIADYLDRERQAVAADIEFLADMGPFKKSG; encoded by the coding sequence ATGTCTGATTCTCCCCCAACATCAACCGAAAAACCCGGCGAGATCATCGCACGCGTAGCAGATGATATTGCAAGCCTGCCGCAGGATGAATGGGATAACTGTGCGGGAATCAATAACCCTTTCGTTTCCCATGCCTTTTTATCCGCCATGGAAGAGTCTGGCAGTGTCGGACCAGGGACTGGATGGAAGTCACTGCCAATCTTGATCGAAGATACAGCAGGGAAAATCGCGGCTTGCCTGCCCAGCTATCTGAAATCCCACAGTCAAGGTGAGTATATTTTTGATCAGCAGTGGGCGCATGCGTTTGAAAATGCTGGCGGGCAATATTATCCAAAGATCCAGGTTGCTTCTCCGTTTTCTCCAGTGCCCGGGCCCCGCCTGTTGTTGCGCGATGAAGCCATGGCTGTGCCACTTTTGCGTGCAGCCGAACAGCTGGCTGCCAATAACCGGATTTCATCCGTTCACGCGACCTTTGTTGCCGAGAACCAGCTTGATTATTTCCGCGAAGCCGGATGGATGATCCGATCAGACAGCCAATTTCATTGGCGCAATGATGGCTATGCTGATTTTGAGCAATTTCTCGCCGCTCTATCGTCCCGCAAACGTAAAGCGATTAGGAAAGAGCGGCGCAGAGCCAAAGAGGCGGTAGACATCATCCATGTCTCCGGGGCTGATATTACCAGCGAATATTGGGACTATTTCTGGATATTCTATCAAGATACCGGCGCCCGAAAATGGGGCACACCTTACCTGACACGTGCGGCGTTCGACCTGCTTCATGAGAAGATGAGCGACAAATTACTGCTGATTTTGGCACTGCAAGATGGTGTTCCAATTGCCGGTGCGTTGAATGTTATCGGGGAAGAGACTTTATATGGCCGCTATTGGGGCTGTACTCGCGACATCCCGTTCCTGCATTTCGAGCTTTGCTACTATCAGGCCATTGATGCCGCGATCCTGCGGCGTCTGAAATATGTGGAGGCAGGTGCGCAAGGTAGTCATAAACTGGCGCGTGGTTATCAACCCGTACCGACCTGGTCGGCTCATTATATTGTCGATCCTGGGTTTCGTTCAGCTATAGCCGATTATCTGGACCGAGAGCGGCAGGCGGTCGCCGCTGATATCGAATTTCTGGCCGATATGGGGCCGTTTAAGAAATCCGGCTAA
- the panC gene encoding pantoate--beta-alanine ligase produces MQIIRKLSPLREALGTIRQSKSTLGLVPTMGALHSGHMQLVETARAQCDAVVVSIFVNPTQFGEGEDLDAYPRQEAADAALLETAEVDLIWAPTVDQVYPDGFATNIGVSGVSTGLCGGSRPGHFDGVATIVAKLFNQIRPDAAFFGEKDYQQLAVIRRMARDLDFTHDIVGVPTVRDHDGLALSSRNAYLTPTQRDQAVALPDTMREAASTISNGGDVASILDGAKAKLLASGFQNVDYFELRNAETLENMTVFDKPARLLAAAHIGSTRLIDNIAVA; encoded by the coding sequence ATGCAGATAATAAGAAAGCTCAGCCCGCTTCGAGAAGCGCTGGGTACCATCAGGCAAAGCAAATCCACACTCGGCCTGGTGCCGACAATGGGGGCTTTGCATTCTGGTCATATGCAGTTGGTCGAGACTGCACGAGCGCAATGTGATGCGGTTGTGGTATCGATATTCGTCAATCCGACGCAATTTGGTGAAGGCGAAGACCTTGACGCCTATCCTCGCCAGGAAGCCGCTGATGCGGCGCTTCTGGAAACAGCGGAGGTTGATCTTATCTGGGCTCCAACCGTCGATCAGGTCTATCCGGATGGCTTCGCCACCAATATTGGTGTCAGCGGGGTCAGCACCGGCCTTTGTGGTGGATCGCGTCCTGGGCATTTTGACGGGGTTGCAACGATAGTTGCAAAATTATTCAATCAGATCAGGCCTGATGCAGCCTTTTTTGGCGAGAAAGATTATCAGCAGCTTGCGGTTATCCGGCGAATGGCTCGCGATCTTGATTTTACGCATGATATCGTCGGTGTGCCGACCGTTCGCGATCATGATGGCCTGGCCTTGTCGTCGCGTAATGCCTATTTGACACCCACGCAACGTGATCAGGCCGTTGCTTTGCCGGACACCATGCGAGAGGCCGCCAGCACCATCTCGAACGGTGGTGATGTTGCTTCTATTTTGGATGGCGCAAAAGCGAAATTGCTCGCTTCGGGCTTTCAAAACGTCGATTATTTCGAACTCAGAAATGCCGAAACACTTGAAAATATGACTGTTTTTGACAAACCCGCCCGTTTGTTGGCCGCAGCGCATATTGGCAGCACAAGATTGATCGATAATATCGCTGTAGCTTAG
- a CDS encoding AMP-binding protein, with product MHPYLHAQENPDKPAIIMASTGAVETYGELDKASNRMAHLFRKEGLQIGDTVAVLLDNHPNFFDFAWAAQRAGLYYVAIPSRLTAAEVSYILGDSGATLLISSDTKQGVVDELHKLNPDVKQFLYGVEDNRAIEQALAEMPDDPIDDQRHGTDMLYSSGTTGRPKGVRIPFPEDENIAAPNALVMMAQGAFGFQPGCTYLSPAPLYHAAPLRWCMTVHKMGGTVIVMEKFDPEQALALIEKYKVDVSQWVPTHFSRMLKLPEETRMKYDVSSLTCAVHAAAPCPVPVKEKMIEWWGPIIREYYAGSEGNGFTFINSEDWLGHKGSVGKALLGIVHICDENDEEVPVGEEGQIYFEGGAPVKYHNDPEKTKAAHNKHGWTSLGDVGKVDEDGFLYLTDRKSFMIISGGVNIYPQEIENLLVTHPKVADAAVIGAPDDDMGEKVVAVIQPMDMADANDDFSQELEAYLRQTLSGVKVPRQIDFRDELPRVATGKLYKRLLRDEYWGKSGSRIV from the coding sequence ATGCATCCTTATCTGCATGCTCAGGAAAATCCCGATAAGCCAGCGATCATCATGGCCAGTACTGGCGCCGTTGAAACTTACGGTGAGCTGGACAAAGCGTCCAATCGCATGGCGCATCTCTTCCGCAAGGAGGGTTTGCAAATTGGCGACACGGTAGCGGTGTTGCTGGACAACCACCCCAATTTCTTTGACTTTGCTTGGGCCGCACAGCGCGCGGGCCTTTATTATGTTGCGATCCCAAGTCGTCTGACGGCTGCTGAAGTATCCTATATTTTGGGAGATAGCGGCGCAACGCTACTGATCAGCTCTGATACAAAACAAGGTGTCGTCGATGAATTGCACAAGCTCAACCCCGATGTGAAACAATTTCTCTATGGTGTGGAAGATAACCGCGCCATCGAGCAGGCGCTGGCCGAAATGCCGGACGACCCGATTGATGATCAGCGCCATGGTACAGATATGCTTTACAGTTCCGGTACAACGGGCCGGCCCAAGGGCGTGCGAATTCCGTTCCCCGAGGATGAAAATATTGCTGCGCCCAATGCACTGGTCATGATGGCGCAAGGTGCATTTGGTTTTCAACCAGGCTGTACCTATTTGTCGCCCGCTCCGCTTTATCATGCGGCCCCGCTGCGCTGGTGCATGACTGTCCACAAGATGGGCGGCACGGTCATCGTAATGGAAAAATTCGATCCGGAGCAGGCGCTGGCGCTGATTGAAAAATACAAAGTCGATGTCAGCCAATGGGTGCCGACGCATTTCAGTCGGATGCTCAAACTTCCCGAAGAGACGCGGATGAAATATGATGTGTCCAGCCTGACTTGTGCGGTTCACGCCGCGGCCCCGTGCCCCGTTCCGGTAAAGGAAAAGATGATCGAATGGTGGGGCCCCATAATCCGCGAATATTATGCGGGATCAGAGGGCAATGGCTTTACCTTTATCAACTCGGAAGATTGGCTGGGACATAAAGGCTCAGTCGGCAAGGCTCTTCTAGGCATTGTCCATATTTGTGATGAAAATGACGAAGAAGTGCCCGTAGGTGAAGAAGGGCAGATCTATTTCGAAGGCGGTGCGCCAGTAAAATATCATAATGACCCCGAAAAAACCAAAGCCGCACACAATAAGCATGGCTGGACCTCGCTCGGCGATGTCGGAAAAGTCGACGAGGACGGCTTTCTCTATCTGACCGATCGCAAGAGCTTCATGATCATTTCAGGCGGTGTAAATATCTATCCGCAAGAGATTGAAAACCTATTGGTGACGCATCCGAAAGTGGCGGATGCCGCCGTTATCGGCGCACCGGACGATGATATGGGAGAAAAGGTCGTCGCGGTGATTCAGCCGATGGATATGGCCGATGCCAATGACGATTTCTCCCAGGAGCTGGAAGCCTATTTGCGCCAAACTTTGTCGGGCGTGAAGGTCCCCCGGCAGATTGATTTTCGCGACGAATTGCCACGAGTGGCGACTGGTAAACTCTATAAACGCCTGCTCCGCGATGAATATTGGGGCAAGTCCGGTAGCCGAATCGTATAA
- a CDS encoding TetR family transcriptional regulator, translating into MSAEKQAEKNGDIDGASARGKLIETASQIMREGDTIDISFSELSVRSGLNSALVKYYFGNKDGLLEAILERDMTKIVEDVGLLIAKDMPPEDKLRHHIGAVIDTYYQYPYIHRLTMRLIRDLPPEGARAIAEKYLKPLSEAYSIFVGDGIKTGVFRNLDPQLFYSAVTGAADRFFTGKLVWKYCYGRDDFHEKMRDAYREQTVDLIMAGILA; encoded by the coding sequence ATGAGCGCCGAAAAACAGGCTGAAAAAAACGGGGATATTGACGGGGCGAGCGCGCGCGGAAAACTGATCGAGACAGCCAGTCAGATCATGCGTGAGGGCGACACGATTGATATTTCCTTTAGCGAACTGTCGGTGCGGTCTGGTCTTAACAGTGCGCTGGTCAAATATTATTTCGGCAACAAAGATGGCTTGTTGGAAGCGATCCTCGAGCGCGACATGACCAAGATTGTCGAGGATGTCGGGCTTTTAATCGCAAAGGATATGCCGCCTGAGGACAAGTTGCGCCACCATATTGGCGCGGTGATAGATACCTATTATCAATATCCTTATATTCACCGCCTGACGATGCGGCTGATCCGTGATCTGCCACCTGAAGGCGCGCGCGCTATTGCTGAAAAATATCTCAAACCCTTGTCGGAAGCCTATAGTATTTTCGTTGGCGACGGCATTAAAACAGGTGTCTTCCGTAATCTTGACCCGCAGCTCTTTTATTCTGCGGTTACGGGTGCGGCAGATCGGTTTTTCACCGGCAAGCTGGTTTGGAAATATTGCTATGGCCGCGATGATTTTCACGAGAAGATGCGTGACGCATATCGCGAACAGACAGTGGATCTGATCATGGCCGGAATTCTGGCCTGA
- a CDS encoding aldehyde dehydrogenase family protein: MITQYKNLINGQMIGTDDMLDVVNPANEEVIGQVPSCGEAELNEAVAAARAAFPAWSKKSIDDRRAVVQAISATIKENSDELFRLLTAEQGKPHAQAQGEIIGASMMAGAQSTLDLDDEINEDTDERLSRTRRVPVGVVGGIVPWNFPVMMAVQKIAPALLSGCTIVLKPSPFTPLTTLRLAELIKDVAPAGVVNILTGEDSLGPLITGHPDIDKITFTGSTATGKKIMEGASKDLKRITLELGGNDASIVLPDANVEKVAEQLFWSSFTNAGQICVAAKRIYIHEDIYDELSAAIAEYAKHVKVGDGAQQGTAVGPIQNKKQYDRVLELVQDAKDNGYKFLVGGDHDPDVPGYYMPITILDNPPEDARIVAEEQFGPVMPLMKFSTEDEVIQRANDSEYGLAGAVWTANPDKGVEIAEKLETGTVWVNEFLHLSPFAPFGGHKQSGFGAEYGKEGLLEFTYPQVITVKKNNVPA; encoded by the coding sequence ATGATTACCCAATATAAGAATCTCATCAATGGCCAGATGATCGGCACGGACGATATGCTGGACGTGGTCAATCCCGCCAACGAAGAGGTAATCGGACAGGTGCCGTCCTGCGGCGAAGCTGAGTTGAACGAAGCGGTCGCCGCTGCGCGCGCGGCTTTCCCGGCCTGGAGCAAGAAATCAATCGACGACCGCCGTGCGGTGGTGCAGGCGATTTCCGCAACGATTAAAGAGAATAGCGACGAGCTTTTCCGCCTGCTGACCGCAGAGCAGGGCAAGCCGCATGCACAGGCACAAGGCGAAATTATCGGTGCGTCGATGATGGCTGGCGCGCAATCGACGCTCGACCTCGATGACGAGATTAACGAAGATACAGACGAACGCCTAAGCCGTACCCGCCGGGTTCCGGTTGGTGTGGTTGGCGGCATCGTGCCGTGGAACTTCCCGGTCATGATGGCGGTGCAGAAAATCGCGCCAGCGCTCTTGTCCGGTTGCACCATCGTCCTGAAGCCATCACCGTTCACGCCGCTGACAACATTGCGGCTGGCGGAGCTGATTAAAGATGTCGCCCCTGCTGGTGTGGTGAACATTCTTACCGGCGAAGATAGCCTCGGCCCGTTGATTACTGGCCATCCCGATATCGACAAGATTACCTTCACCGGCTCTACTGCGACTGGCAAGAAGATCATGGAAGGCGCTTCCAAGGATCTCAAACGGATCACCTTGGAACTGGGCGGAAATGACGCGTCCATCGTTCTGCCAGACGCCAATGTTGAAAAAGTGGCCGAGCAGCTATTCTGGTCCAGCTTCACCAATGCGGGCCAGATCTGCGTTGCAGCGAAACGCATCTATATCCACGAAGATATTTATGACGAATTGAGCGCTGCCATTGCCGAATATGCCAAGCATGTGAAGGTTGGAGACGGCGCGCAGCAAGGCACAGCGGTTGGTCCGATCCAGAACAAGAAGCAATATGACCGTGTGCTGGAGCTGGTTCAGGATGCCAAGGATAATGGCTATAAGTTCCTCGTCGGCGGCGACCATGATCCCGATGTGCCTGGCTATTATATGCCAATCACTATCCTCGACAATCCGCCGGAAGATGCACGAATTGTGGCTGAGGAACAATTTGGTCCGGTCATGCCGCTGATGAAATTCAGCACAGAAGACGAAGTGATCCAGCGTGCCAATGACAGCGAATATGGTCTGGCTGGCGCAGTCTGGACCGCCAATCCCGACAAGGGCGTTGAGATTGCAGAGAAGCTCGAAACCGGGACCGTGTGGGTAAACGAATTCCTGCACCTGTCACCATTCGCCCCGTTCGGTGGCCACAAACAATCCGGCTTTGGCGCGGAATATGGCAAGGAAGGCCTTCTCGAATTCACCTATCCGCAGGTGATCACAGTTAAGAAGAATAATGTGCCCGCTTAA
- a CDS encoding acetyl-CoA C-acetyltransferase — translation MAEAYIVDAVRTAGGRRGGRLAGVHPVDLGAATLDAIADRNDFDAAAIEDVITGCVMQGGEQSGDVGRNSVLASKLPDSIPSVSIDRQCGSSQQSIQFAAQGIMSGTQDMVLAHGIESMTRVPMGSTFKLFKDAGLGINKSERLEQAYPGVQFSQFMGAEMLVKKHGFNRDDLDAFALESHQKAISATESGAFENEIVAVKVETPEGDEMHKVDEGIRFDASMESIGGVKVLQEGGAITAANASQICDGSSAVLVCSEQALKDHGLTPRAKIVNLTVTAGDPVIMLEEPLFATDRALKRAGMNIGDIDLYEVNEAFAPVPLAWLKHTGADRSKINVHGGAIALGHPLGASGTKLMATLLNAMENRGSKFGLQTMCEGGGQANVTIIERLN, via the coding sequence ATGGCAGAAGCCTATATTGTAGATGCAGTACGGACCGCAGGTGGCCGACGTGGTGGCCGATTGGCCGGCGTGCACCCGGTCGATCTTGGCGCAGCGACTCTGGACGCGATTGCCGACCGCAACGATTTTGATGCGGCGGCAATTGAGGACGTGATCACCGGCTGCGTCATGCAAGGCGGCGAGCAGTCCGGCGATGTCGGCCGCAACAGCGTATTGGCATCCAAGCTGCCTGACAGCATCCCTTCCGTTTCTATCGACCGTCAGTGCGGATCATCGCAGCAGTCAATCCAGTTCGCAGCCCAGGGCATTATGTCCGGCACGCAGGACATGGTTCTGGCGCACGGCATTGAAAGCATGACGCGCGTGCCTATGGGGTCAACGTTCAAGCTGTTCAAAGATGCTGGTTTGGGCATCAACAAAAGTGAACGTCTCGAACAAGCCTATCCCGGCGTCCAGTTCAGCCAGTTCATGGGTGCTGAAATGCTGGTGAAAAAACATGGTTTCAACCGAGACGACCTTGATGCTTTCGCATTGGAAAGCCACCAAAAAGCGATTTCCGCGACTGAATCTGGTGCTTTTGAAAATGAGATTGTCGCCGTAAAAGTGGAAACTCCTGAAGGCGATGAAATGCACAAGGTGGATGAGGGCATTCGCTTTGATGCCAGCATGGAAAGCATCGGCGGCGTGAAAGTCCTGCAAGAAGGTGGCGCGATCACGGCGGCGAATGCTAGTCAGATTTGCGATGGCTCCAGCGCTGTTTTGGTTTGTTCGGAACAGGCCCTGAAAGACCATGGTCTGACGCCCCGTGCGAAGATCGTCAATCTGACAGTGACGGCAGGTGATCCAGTGATCATGCTGGAAGAACCGCTATTCGCAACCGACCGGGCGCTGAAACGTGCGGGCATGAATATCGGCGATATTGATCTCTATGAGGTCAACGAAGCATTCGCTCCTGTGCCGCTCGCTTGGCTGAAGCATACCGGTGCAGACCGCAGCAAGATCAACGTCCATGGTGGCGCGATTGCTTTGGGCCATCCACTCGGCGCTTCCGGTACCAAGCTGATGGCAACACTGCTCAACGCAATGGAGAATCGCGGTTCCAAATTTGGTCTACAGACCATGTGCGAAGGCGGTGGTCAGGCTAATGTCACGATTATCGAACGTTTGAATTAA